Sequence from the ANME-2 cluster archaeon genome:
AGGACATTTACAACCAACCGGCAGGGGGATGAGATGGTATGCTTCGACTGCCTGAAAGGTCTTAGGCATACGGTCGAGGTGCTTGGAATAGGTGGCAAGCAGTACCAAGACACACTGAATGCGGCAGAACAGGCGGTATTGGGGAGCGAGTTCAGGGTCATTCCTGTAACAGATGTAGAGACTATAATGACCTACGAGGTGACCGTCACACCAGCAGTGGTGGTTGATGGCAAGGTGATGTGTGAGGGCAGGGTGCCTGAATATGATGAAATATGTGAGTGGATAGGCAAACAAAACGATGCCTGAAAAAACCACATTTAATAAAATGTTATTTCATTCAGCTTCTTCCAGGATGAACTGCCTGTGTTCAACCATAGCTAATATATTGTTTACCAGCGATTCTGCCTCCGCGACGTCATAGACCTCTCTCACCGTTACCTTACCGGTAGAAAAAAAATTTACTTCCCTGCAGCCACTTCTTACGGTCAGCACACCAAGACGTTCGGAATATCTTCCATCCAGGTATTTATGCAACGAAGATATATCCGGTTGATGGTCCAGATACAGGATTATTCTTAATTTCCAGGGGTCGGAAATGCAGGGTAATACCTTTTCAATCCTGTTGACACGCATCATTCACCCACCGAGATTTATTGAAGTAGTGCTTTAACCTGCTCCATTATATCTTTTACCTCAGTGGGCTTCATATCCAGATCTTTCGATTTCTTTATGCCAAGTTCACTCAGTACTATGTGCTTATGTACCTGAATACCGGCATGTTCGAGACTCTCCTTTGCACATGCCAGCTGGCATCCGTCGATCACCACGATTATATCACATCCTTGTGCTGATCTGGTGATACCCTGTTGATGGGCACCTATACCTGCTGTGCACATCATGGTGCCGGCACCGTGCCTGGTCAGGTACAATGCTGCTTTATTGCTCAACTGTCCAACATTTGCCGCACCGGCACAGGGAAATATACCCACATTGTCGGATCCACATGAACACTGTATGTCTTTCATTTATTTCACCTCGATCACGCAGCCATATTACCAAAAATAAGTCCTGATATTGTGGCTGCAAATATCACCAGGATAATGTAGAGACCTGCTTTTTTTGCCCCCATTATCCTGGATATTACAATCATGTTAGGCAGGCTCAGCGCAGGACCTGCCAGCAACATTGTCAGTGCAGGACCCTTTCCCATACCTAATTTGGTCAATGCACTGATTATGGGCACCTCGGTAAGTGTGGAGAAATACATTAACGAACCCGAGACCGAGGATATCAGGTTGGCTGAAATGCTGTTTCCCCCTACCAGGGTTGCAACAAATTCACCTGGCAACAATGCCACCATGACACCTGCCAGAAACACACCGGCAAACAGCAGGGGAGTGATCTGTTTTGCAAGGAACCATGTCTCCTCCATCCAGCTTTTCAATTCTTCAGAAGTGTACCAGCGCCATGACAGTGCAATGGTTATCAGGACAAGCAGCAAAACGACTGCTTTTTCAAATGTTGTTGTCGCCAATCCCGCAAAGACCAGGATGGTCAGCAGCAATATGAAAATAATAGTAGTTCTTATATGTCCTTTATCGGTGTTGGATTTAAAACCGGGTCTGTTTTCATGATTGTGGAAAACAACCGACATGGTTAGCCCGATAACTATGGATAACCCAATGGCAGCTATGGCCCTTGCCGCCCCTATATCAAAACCTAATATTTGTGCCGTGTACACGATGGCGAGCAGGTTTATGGCAGGAGCCGAGTAGAGGAAGGTAGTGGCCGGGCCTATCCCGGCTCCACGTTTGTAGATACCGGCGAACAGCGGCAGTACTGTGCAACTGCAGACCGCAAGCATGATGCCACTTACCGCAGCGACCGAGTAGGTAATGTATTTTGGCGAATCAGCGCCAAAGTATTTGAGCACTGACTCCTTGGAAAAGAGGGAGGCAATGGCACCTGCTAAAAAGAAGGCTGGTACGAGGCACAGTAGGACGTGTAGGGCCAAGTACTCACGAAGGGCATCAATTCCTGCGGTTATTAATGTGCTCAACATAGTATTTCAAATCATATTGAAATGATTATACTTAAGTATTATGGTTTCAATAAATATTGAAATAATAGGTAATTAATCGAATTTAAAGAGGGATATGTTTGAAGATCGAAATACTGGGAACCGGTTGTGCAAAATGTAAAAAGGTCACTGATAATGTTAAGCGGGCAGTGGAGGAACTGGGGCTGGACATTGAGGTGGAGAAGGTTGAGGATATCGACCGGATTCTGGATTATGGTGTGATGATGACGCCCGCAGTCGTAATGGACGGCGAGGTAAAGGTCGCGGGTAAAATCCCTGATGTCAAGCAGATAAAACAGTGGATAACAGGATAACTAGATTATTGGAAAGATGGATTACCGGAGAATCTGATCATTAAATGCTCCGGTAACTAAATTTTTGTTCATACAATCAGAATTCCAGCACCTTTATCCCCATGTATCCAGTGCTGCTTTCAATTCACTGTGGGTCTTTGCATATTCCTCAAGGGATATGCCGTCAAGTGCCGCATCAACTGCCTGCCTGCAGGCCGTGGCACCAGCTACTGTTCCTTTTGGATGGGCATGTATTCCTCCGCCGAACTGCATGATAGCATCCTTCCCGAATATCTGTATCAGCTCCGGCACCATGGTGGGTTCCAGTCCGCCTGAAGCAACCGGGAATACAGGCTTGATACTGCCCCAATCCTGTTCCAGCATGTGCATATCAGGGTTCGCAGGAACATTTTTGAGCACGCATTCATCCCTCGGGGCCAGCACTTCGTTCTTTTCCCCGTGCATCTTTCCGACCACCGAGCCTATGTGCAGCTGGTCAAGTCCGATAAGGCGTACCAGTTTAGCTATTACCAGCATATTGATGCCATGCCGGGGATTACGGGTAAGTGCCGAGTGCATGCATCGATGGGCATGAAGTACCAGATTCAGGTCTTCATTGTTATCTCTCAGGGATTGGAGAGCGCTCCAGCCAACAGGAATGATATCTATCATGGCATATTCGCCGCCAAGGTCCTTTATTATCCTTGCCCGTTTCAACATCTCCTCGCAGGTGGGTGCAGTGATGTTGCACATGTACATTTTACGCTCACCGGTCTGTGCCTCTGCTTTTTCTCCAGCCTTTACGGTGAGCTCAACTCTCTTGTGGAACCTGTTGAACTTCTGGTCTGTCAGGTTCTCATCATCCTTCACCAGGTCGCAGCCTCCAAAAAAGGCATTATATGCCACTTCTGCATGCTTCTCGGAATTCAGCCCTACTTTTGGTTTGACAATAGTACCCACAAGTGGTCTATCTGTGACCCCGAGCAGCTCCTTCACACCCTGCATACCATACTTTGGTCCTTTGAAAGCCCGGATGACATCGTGCGGGAAAGAAATATCCATAAGGCGCAGATTATCCAGCAGTTTCATGCTGAAGATATTCCCGGCAATGGCGCTCAATATTTGCGGGACAGAATTAAGCTCGAACAGGTCCTGCGTATACGCAACCCTGACAGTCTGCTGTTTTTCATCAGCAAATAGTACATGGGGTTTCAGTTCTTCAGCCAGCTGCGGATTTAGCGTAGAAATATCACTCCATGTATCAATGGAACTTTCACCTGCCAGGTGGGAACAGGCATTGGTAAAACTCACATTCTGTGCCGGTTCAAGGTGATATTCGCAGACAAAATCCCGTTTTGTGGGTTTGTATTCAAGGTCAATGTAATCTTTTAACATATACATGCTCCATTACAGTTCATATCAATTTTTTTTACTGTTCTTCCAGAATAAGCTTTGGGAATCCTGCAATGACAGTTCTGCCATCTCTTTTCTATGGGTGGTCAGTTTCTCTTCCAGTCGTTTATCTCCGAGGGCAATTATCTGCGCGGCCAGTATCCCCGCATTTTCGCCCCGTTCTATCCCAACACTTGCAACCGGAATGCCCGCAGGCATCTGAGCTATAGACAAAAGGGCATCCATCCCATCCAGTGCAGCTTTTACCGGGACACCTATTACCGGTCTTATTGTGTGGGATGCTATTACGCCTGGAAGATGGGCAGCCAATCCTGCAATAGCAATAAAGACCTTTACTCCGGATTCATGGGCTGCGTTGATAATTTCAGTTACCCTTGCCGGAGTTCTGTGCGCCGATGCCACATTAACGTCATAATTTATCTCAAATCTTTCAAGTATTTCAATTACCTTCTTTGCAATTTCCGCGTCTGATTTGCTGCCTAGTATTATTGCTACATCGGTCATTGATATGCCTCATATTATGTTTACTACTATACGTGATAATTATTTAAACATTAACCGGTCTGTTGTTCAAAGACAGGTCAGTCAGGGATTTATCAGACAATGCTGGCAACGTAGGAAAAGTATGTGCAAGTTGATGGAAAAAACGGTCCTGACACCCTTGAATATAAATATCAGTAAATACAATCTGGGTTTGATAACATTTTTCACATTATTGTGCGAGTAAAACAGAGGAAATCGTGTGCGAAAAACCACACACGACCTATTAATCCTTCATTCCTTATCTGGAAACTGCCTGTCTATTGTCCATAACCATCGGTCAACGTTTTCATGAAGGCTACGATAGCATCTTCCTCCTTGTCTGATAATCCAAGGTTCCCCAACTCATTTGTGTTCACATTCATGCTCACTTCAGGTGCAGGCCATCCTGCATTGGGAACATCCCTTGTGTTGTAGAAATGCACAACTTCCTTCAGGCTCTTGAACGCTCCATTATGCATGTACGGTGGCGTTATGGCAACGTTCCTGAGGGTTGGGACTTTCATCTTGCCCATCTCACCAGAACTCATCACTATTCCGCCCAGTCCGTAATCCACGAACATTAATCCATCCTGATTAAAGTTTGGTGCAATTGGCGGGTAATAGAACGGATAGTAATACATCAATGCAGGTGAATCACCAAGCATTCCAAGATTGCTCGGAACACCCAGGTTATCATAGGTGAAATCCGTGAACAGGGGTTTAGCAGCATAGGGTCCTGCAGTGCTCGGATGGCATGCTGCACAATTACCTTTTTTGGGGTTATTGAACAGTTTAAGCCCTTTTTGTTCCAGAGGAGTTAATTTTATTTTCCCTGCCTGGTATTTGTCGTACTTTGAAGTAAATTTATTTAGCTCATCTGTATTCTCAAATGCTGCAATGGCAATAGCCATCTGGT
This genomic interval carries:
- a CDS encoding thioredoxin family protein, whose amino-acid sequence is MDKEEGCSCFNAALVDYALKKKKSSLHKATCPVCHRTFTTNRQGDEMVCFDCLKGLRHTVEVLGIGGKQYQDTLNAAEQAVLGSEFRVIPVTDVETIMTYEVTVTPAVVVDGKVMCEGRVPEYDEICEWIGKQNDA
- a CDS encoding permease; this encodes MLSTLITAGIDALREYLALHVLLCLVPAFFLAGAIASLFSKESVLKYFGADSPKYITYSVAAVSGIMLAVCSCTVLPLFAGIYKRGAGIGPATTFLYSAPAINLLAIVYTAQILGFDIGAARAIAAIGLSIVIGLTMSVVFHNHENRPGFKSNTDKGHIRTTIIFILLLTILVFAGLATTTFEKAVVLLLVLITIALSWRWYTSEELKSWMEETWFLAKQITPLLFAGVFLAGVMVALLPGEFVATLVGGNSISANLISSVSGSLMYFSTLTEVPIISALTKLGMGKGPALTMLLAGPALSLPNMIVISRIMGAKKAGLYIILVIFAATISGLIFGNMAA
- a CDS encoding TM0996/MTH895 family glutaredoxin-like protein — translated: MKIEILGTGCAKCKKVTDNVKRAVEELGLDIEVEKVEDIDRILDYGVMMTPAVVMDGEVKVAGKIPDVKQIKQWITG
- a CDS encoding cytochrome-c peroxidase, encoding MKKMKIWLSIFLLLTITVGIPAVNGLTPQEELGKKIYFDDNLSVPQGQSCASCHDPQFGFAEPDSSRAVSQGAIPVRFGNRNSPTAAYAAYSPEFHYDKANGMYVGGQFWDGRASNLAEQAKGPFLNPLEMNNPSKSAVIKKISNSNYADLFKAVYGQDAFADVEKAYDQMAIAIAAFENTDELNKFTSKYDKYQAGKIKLTPLEQKGLKLFNNPKKGNCAACHPSTAGPYAAKPLFTDFTYDNLGVPSNLGMLGDSPALMYYYPFYYPPIAPNFNQDGLMFVDYGLGGIVMSSGEMGKMKVPTLRNVAITPPYMHNGAFKSLKEVVHFYNTRDVPNAGWPAPEVSMNVNTNELGNLGLSDKEEDAIVAFMKTLTDGYGQ
- the purE gene encoding 5-(carboxyamino)imidazole ribonucleotide mutase; protein product: MTDVAIILGSKSDAEIAKKVIEILERFEINYDVNVASAHRTPARVTEIINAAHESGVKVFIAIAGLAAHLPGVIASHTIRPVIGVPVKAALDGMDALLSIAQMPAGIPVASVGIERGENAGILAAQIIALGDKRLEEKLTTHRKEMAELSLQDSQSLFWKNSKKN
- the rbcL gene encoding type III ribulose-bisphosphate carboxylase, which encodes MLKDYIDLEYKPTKRDFVCEYHLEPAQNVSFTNACSHLAGESSIDTWSDISTLNPQLAEELKPHVLFADEKQQTVRVAYTQDLFELNSVPQILSAIAGNIFSMKLLDNLRLMDISFPHDVIRAFKGPKYGMQGVKELLGVTDRPLVGTIVKPKVGLNSEKHAEVAYNAFFGGCDLVKDDENLTDQKFNRFHKRVELTVKAGEKAEAQTGERKMYMCNITAPTCEEMLKRARIIKDLGGEYAMIDIIPVGWSALQSLRDNNEDLNLVLHAHRCMHSALTRNPRHGINMLVIAKLVRLIGLDQLHIGSVVGKMHGEKNEVLAPRDECVLKNVPANPDMHMLEQDWGSIKPVFPVASGGLEPTMVPELIQIFGKDAIMQFGGGIHAHPKGTVAGATACRQAVDAALDGISLEEYAKTHSELKAALDTWG
- a CDS encoding putative zinc-binding protein, which produces MKDIQCSCGSDNVGIFPCAGAANVGQLSNKAALYLTRHGAGTMMCTAGIGAHQQGITRSAQGCDIIVVIDGCQLACAKESLEHAGIQVHKHIVLSELGIKKSKDLDMKPTEVKDIMEQVKALLQ